gctaataaaaaagaaaaaaacctgaatATATAATTTCACTATTCCTGCAGCTTTGTTAATAATCACTTTtcttgaggcagggcctcacttCTGTacccctggctggtctcaaactcagagatgcatcttcctctgcttcccaatcctgggattaaaggtgagcaccaacCACACTCTACAGAAGAAGATTTCAATAAATATATGCTTAATACAAATCTAAGATTCTCCAGTCTGAGGACGATTACTTCTGGAACATTGTGTTAAGTCATCCTGACAGGTTTGAGAAAGACCGCTGATGAGAACTGATCTCCTGTGGGTCCATGCTCCTCCCTCagctattcctctctctctccaggtgCTGCCAGACTCACGACCACTGCTATGATCAGGCGAATGAGTTGGAAAGCTGCACATTCCTAGACAGCCCCTACACCACCACCTACTCATACTCGTGCTCTGGGAATGAGATCACCTGCAGTGGTAGGTTTACCCTCTGGGGACTCTGGATTCTGCTTGGTCCTGGATGGGTTTGAAGGGGCAGTGAAGTAACAAGGACAGCCACCACTTCATGGACATTTCCCTGATCTCATTTGAAGTCAAAACAACCTTACCAGGTAGACACTAAAATATAGATGAGGTCTCTGGCAAGGAAGACAAGGAAGGTCCAGCCACTTGCCCAAAGTCACCCAGCTTAGAAGTGGGATTTGTTTCTGGAACAAAGATCTACATCATTCTGAACCTCTTTagtaaaaacatttaaagtatTTGTGTATTGCTTGGAATGCATGCCTGTGCCACAGAACAGGTGTGGGTctctgaggacaacttgcaggaatttgttctctcctttgacaatgtgagtcctggggatgaaAGTTGGGTTCattcagacttggcagcaaatgcctttattccctgagccatcttgcctgaccaaaGTCTCACCAAGTAGCTGCTGATTTCATATTTACTAAATGATTACAAGGTACATCATTGGCTATAAGAAAACAATGGACCAAATGCATATTCAGggcaagatttatttatttatttatttggtttttcgagacagggtttctctgtgtagctttggagcctatcctggcactcgctctggagatcaggctggcctcgaactcacagagatccacctgcctctgcctcctgagtgctgggattaaaggtgtgctccaccaacggcCGGCTCAGGGCAAGATTTATTATTCACATTTTACATGTGAGCATTCAGAcagctgggaatatagctcagttgctagagagcttgcctagtgtgcacagaGTCCTGGGTCCCACCTCCACCATACATTGAGCACGGTGGTGCATACCTGCAATCCCTGCACTTTCAAGGTGGAAACTGAAGGACTGTCTTAAAACATAATTGTAGGAGTGGTGGTTGATGTTTATAGTTTTCCTGGTTTTATGATCAAATACACAGGTTcgtttaattttatgtttaggaTTAGTCCACATCctgtgtcttcttcagtcactctaCAATGTCGTTAGAGTCTGTGTCTCTCACTAAACAGGACACTCACCTTTAGCTAACCTGACAGACCAACAAGTTGTGGGGATCTATGCTCCACACTTGCCAAAAGAGTTGCTGATGCCCAAACCACACCTTGCTTTTCACATGGGCCCTGGGCATCCtagctcaggccctcatgcttgtatggaaaccactttaccaactgtgccatctccccaaccGCACAAtgatgaagtttttattttttgtgtgttccaGCAATTTGGGCAacccaaagtccttttgtgtgGTCTGTTTCTCAACTCTAAGTCCGCACCATTGGGGGACAAGTGTCTTTTGCTTATAAATTATATAGAGTAGGGTGGTGGGCTCCAGAcagcttcctttcttgtttctctgtagACAAGAACAACGCCTGTGAGGCCTTCATCTGCAGCTGTGACCGCCAGGCAGCCATCTGCTTCTCCAAGGCTCCATACAACAAGGAGAACAAAGGCATTCACTGTTAGAATTGTCACCTCACTTACTGCCTACACCACCCCTGCCTCCATGTTTGTGTTCAACACACACTGTATCCTCTAATAAATCATGTATTGAAAGAGCTGGGCTTCAGTGTCTGTATTCTCTGTGTACAGAACATAACTCAACCCTCAGAGAACATCATTCATATAGTTCTAGAAGCTGAGGATTAATGGGAAAGATATTGCCATTAGCGGAGCACCTTGAAGAGTAGGTGAGGAACTCAgccatgcctttcatcccagcattctgggatgcagaggcagaagaaggcaaatctcttgagttcaaagccaacttagtctgcaaagtgagttccagggcaggcagcactattacacaaagaaaccctagtTCAAGAaaaaccaataacaacaaaagaacaactcagcctgagatacatagggAGTAGGAGAAGGCAGAAGGGATCAGGGAGgggagagatgaagaagggataggaacaggaaaggagggggaggagggaggagggaagaaaacacCCAACAGGAAGAtaggaggagacagaagagagaaagacacagtatCACATGGGCACTAAAGGAACATCTTGGTCCTAGAAACAC
This genomic stretch from Cricetulus griseus strain 17A/GY chromosome 4, alternate assembly CriGri-PICRH-1.0, whole genome shotgun sequence harbors:
- the LOC100765755 gene encoding phospholipase A2 isoform X1 gives rise to the protein MKLLLLITLLTAGANAHSIRRRALWQFGKVIKCSIPGSHPLKDYNNYGCYCGFGGSKTPVDELDRCCQTHDHCYDQANELESCTFLDSPYTTTYSYSCSGNEITCSDKNNACEAFICSCDRQAAICFSKAPYNKENKGIHC
- the LOC100765755 gene encoding phospholipase A2 isoform X2 produces the protein MKLLLLITLLTGANAHSIRRRALWQFGKVIKCSIPGSHPLKDYNNYGCYCGFGGSKTPVDELDRCCQTHDHCYDQANELESCTFLDSPYTTTYSYSCSGNEITCSDKNNACEAFICSCDRQAAICFSKAPYNKENKGIHC